CCTTTTTTTGTTTCTTTTACAAAATCTTTTGAACCATTCATTTTTTATTCCTTTTACAGCAGACATTCACAATCAAAAAACTGTACAAAAAATGTGTAGTCCAATAAAATCTCTTCAAAAAAATCGGGAGGCTGTCTGATAACAGTCTCCCGATTTTTGCTATATTTCCCATTATTCTTTTTGATTCAACAACGTTCCCAAAGTGTTTTCCGCCCAGCTGTAATTCGTCATATACACTCCTTTGAACAGCTTTTTATGTTTTTCCTCATCCTCCAGGTAGTCATACAGATCACACTCCACATGCTCTGTGCGGATACGGCTCTCCTGATTTACCCGGTGCAGGACTCTTTCGATTCCGTATGCATTTAACGTTCTCCGAAGTTCTTTTACCACTTTGCGGAATTTATCTTTTATTCTTTTTTCTGTACATTCATCCTCCCATAAATAACTGATCGCATCCCCCGTCGTCACAAATCCTCCTCTTCTGTCAACCAGAAGTGCCAACAGTTCTTTGGCTTTCTTACATGAAAAAGGGATCGTTTCCCCATCCACAAAAATATCAAAATAACCGAATGTGCGGATTACAATCCTTTTCTCTTCCATCTTTGTCAACTCACTATACATTCTCTTTTCCCCCTTCATTTAATGAGAATCTTTATCATCATACACTATCCAAATGAGCAGACTCAACATTCCATGCCAAAACATTACTTTCGTAACTTTTTCACACTATTCGACATCCCACTTTAACATTCTCTTCTTCTGAAATCTTTCATCTCTTTTCCATCTAACGCTGCATATTCCAGAACATCATCTGTGTTATATACAAGCTTTAATGAGAAAAACGGCTGCTCATTTTCAAGGAGTTCAAAAAAGATCCGATCCCCTTCCCACAATTCCAGTTCTCCGATCTTAGACTTTTCTACCCATTCCAGTTCTCCTTCATCACACGCAATCGGCGTTCCTGTAAAACCATCTGCCGTATAAAGCGACATATATTCTACTACGTCTTCGCCATATACAAAGGTTACAATCCCACGATATCTCCAGGATGTCAGCGTGTATCCCGTCTCTTCCCATACCTCACGAAGAAGACATTCCTCCGGGCTTTCCCCTTTTTCAAAATGACCGCCTACTCCGATCCACTTGTCTTTATTGATATCATTTTCTTTGACAGTCCGGTGAAGCATCAGATATTTTCCATCCTGTTCAATATAACAAAGTGTGCTTAATTTTACCATTTTACGTTCCCTTTCATACACAAAATATTTTGATGTTTGGGTCAAAAGGTATTTTGACCCCTTTGATACCAGATTGCTACGTGCTTTGCACTCTCGCAATCCTCAAAAACATTCGTAATCCGCTCATTTTTCTTTAAAAAATGGCTACTTACTCATATTTTTGGCGGGTCAAGAGGTCAAAAAACCTCTTGCAA
The sequence above is drawn from the Coprococcus comes ATCC 27758 genome and encodes:
- a CDS encoding AfsR/SARP family transcriptional regulator produces the protein MYSELTKMEEKRIVIRTFGYFDIFVDGETIPFSCKKAKELLALLVDRRGGFVTTGDAISYLWEDECTEKRIKDKFRKVVKELRRTLNAYGIERVLHRVNQESRIRTEHVECDLYDYLEDEEKHKKLFKGVYMTNYSWAENTLGTLLNQKE
- a CDS encoding NUDIX hydrolase translates to MVKLSTLCYIEQDGKYLMLHRTVKENDINKDKWIGVGGHFEKGESPEECLLREVWEETGYTLTSWRYRGIVTFVYGEDVVEYMSLYTADGFTGTPIACDEGELEWVEKSKIGELELWEGDRIFFELLENEQPFFSLKLVYNTDDVLEYAALDGKEMKDFRRREC